From a region of the Aeoliella mucimassa genome:
- a CDS encoding amidohydrolase family protein, which yields MIIDAHHHFWNYTALEFGWISDSMSVLANDYLPPDLSNAISTTDVDRVLSVQARQSTEETTWLLDLAAEHEFVCGVVGWLPLVDGEVAALLERFSQNPWLRGIRHIVHDEPDDDFILNSDFNRGVSLLAGFDLTYDILIFERHLPLTIQFVDDHSDLRLVLDHIAKPRIADGALEPWRTQIVELARRPNVYCKVSGMVTEADCATWSADALRPYFDVVLEAFGPQRLMFGSDWPVCLLASDYAKWFEVVRSWTAELTPSEQQQLFSGTAIEAYQLQVPVS from the coding sequence ATGATCATCGACGCTCACCATCATTTCTGGAACTACACCGCTTTGGAATTCGGGTGGATCAGCGACTCGATGAGCGTTCTGGCCAACGACTACCTACCACCCGATCTGTCGAATGCGATTAGCACCACTGACGTCGACCGGGTGCTCTCGGTGCAAGCTCGGCAGTCGACGGAAGAGACCACCTGGCTGCTCGACTTGGCTGCCGAACACGAGTTTGTATGCGGCGTGGTCGGTTGGCTGCCGCTGGTCGATGGGGAAGTTGCAGCGTTGCTCGAGCGGTTCTCGCAAAACCCCTGGCTACGTGGCATCCGTCATATCGTGCATGACGAACCCGACGACGACTTCATTCTGAACTCCGACTTTAATCGCGGGGTCTCGCTGCTTGCTGGTTTCGATCTAACGTACGACATCTTGATTTTCGAGCGACATTTACCGCTGACCATTCAGTTTGTCGATGATCACTCCGACCTGCGACTGGTGCTCGATCACATCGCTAAGCCGCGCATCGCCGACGGAGCACTAGAGCCGTGGCGGACGCAGATCGTCGAACTGGCTCGCCGGCCGAACGTCTACTGCAAGGTCTCTGGCATGGTGACCGAGGCCGATTGCGCGACGTGGTCCGCCGATGCATTGCGGCCCTACTTCGACGTAGTGCTCGAGGCGTTCGGCCCTCAGCGGCTGATGTTTGGCTCCGACTGGCCAGTCTGCCTGCTGGCGTCCGACTACGCGAAATGGTTCGAAGTCGTACGATCGTGGACCGCCGAGCTTACCCCCAGCGAACAACAACAGCTCTTCAGCGGTACCGCGATCGAAGCGTACCAACTGCAGGTACCGGTATCATGA
- the fucP gene encoding L-fucose:H+ symporter permease: MKLRAIKKVTSSDPAVMISDTRLLLFSLFTWGPALESYSATADSVSPTGGTGENADGHAAPKLNDGPPAIVTAEMVYPFILVTTLFALWGFANDVTNPMVKSFQQIFQLKAWQGNLVQFAFYGGYATMAIPAALVIRKISFKAGIIIGLTLYAIGALLFIPASISQMYWLFLGCFYIITFGLAFLETSANPYILSMGDIRTATRRLNLAQAFNPMGSLAGMFVAAVLVLPNLEVNEFRKEHIDAHPEYKEQGLSAGEIGENVSLAMKSMATNQPEAYAELRSHDLGVIRVPYVAIAIVVLAVLATFLVSKMPHTGHTEEPIELSHTLANLATFKYIGGVIAQGVYVGAQIMCWTNIIEYGMSVVGIDAASAQWYNIGGMVLFLASRFVWTYVLGFVRPGLLLAVLAMGGIVFSLGTVLLPAHVGIISLVCISSCMAAMFPTIYGIALDGLTVDDAKLGSAGLIFAIVGGALMPPLQGLVIDWASKEWGDPTLAVRASFLLPAACFVFVAIYGFLVNQSKEPVAV; this comes from the coding sequence GTGAAACTTCGTGCCATAAAAAAAGTGACATCCAGTGATCCGGCTGTTATGATTTCCGACACTCGCCTCCTCCTCTTCTCTCTTTTCACGTGGGGACCAGCTTTGGAAAGTTATTCAGCGACTGCAGATTCTGTTTCTCCAACAGGTGGTACTGGGGAGAATGCCGACGGCCATGCTGCGCCTAAATTGAACGATGGTCCGCCAGCGATTGTCACTGCCGAAATGGTCTACCCCTTCATCTTGGTGACCACGCTCTTTGCGTTGTGGGGGTTCGCGAACGATGTTACTAATCCGATGGTCAAATCGTTCCAGCAGATCTTTCAATTGAAAGCCTGGCAAGGCAATCTGGTGCAGTTCGCCTTTTACGGTGGGTATGCAACCATGGCGATTCCCGCGGCGCTGGTGATCCGCAAGATTTCGTTCAAAGCAGGCATCATTATTGGGCTTACGCTCTATGCCATCGGCGCACTTTTGTTTATTCCCGCCAGTATCAGCCAGATGTATTGGCTGTTTCTCGGTTGCTTCTACATTATCACGTTTGGTTTGGCGTTTCTGGAAACGTCGGCCAATCCCTATATTCTTTCGATGGGCGATATACGTACCGCCACGCGTCGACTCAACCTCGCCCAGGCGTTCAATCCGATGGGGTCGCTCGCGGGGATGTTCGTTGCTGCAGTCTTGGTATTGCCCAACTTGGAAGTCAACGAATTTCGTAAGGAGCATATCGACGCCCATCCGGAGTACAAAGAGCAGGGATTGTCGGCCGGGGAGATTGGTGAAAACGTCTCATTAGCCATGAAGTCGATGGCCACGAATCAACCGGAGGCCTACGCCGAACTCAGATCGCATGATCTCGGTGTAATCCGCGTACCGTATGTGGCGATTGCCATCGTCGTGCTAGCCGTTCTGGCGACTTTTCTCGTGTCGAAAATGCCCCACACCGGACATACCGAGGAGCCGATCGAACTATCGCACACGCTCGCCAATCTGGCAACGTTCAAATACATCGGCGGGGTCATTGCCCAAGGCGTATACGTCGGTGCTCAGATCATGTGCTGGACCAACATCATCGAATATGGCATGAGTGTCGTCGGTATCGACGCGGCCAGTGCCCAGTGGTACAACATTGGCGGCATGGTGCTGTTCCTGGCGAGTCGTTTTGTATGGACCTATGTATTAGGGTTTGTCCGTCCGGGGCTCTTGTTAGCGGTGCTTGCCATGGGGGGCATCGTATTCAGCTTGGGAACCGTATTGCTTCCCGCGCATGTTGGAATCATCAGCCTGGTCTGCATTTCGTCGTGCATGGCCGCGATGTTTCCCACGATTTATGGGATCGCCCTCGATGGTTTGACGGTCGATGACGCCAAGTTGGGGTCGGCTGGGCTTATTTTCGCCATTGTCGGTGGGGCTCTCATGCCTCCGTTGCAGGGATTGGTGATCGACTGGGCGAGCAAGGAGTGGGGCGACCCAACCCTGGCGGTGCGGGCATCGTTCCTGTTGCCAGCCGCTTGTTTTGTATTTGTTGCCATCTATGGATTCCTGGTAAATCAATCCAAAGAACCGGTGGCCGTGTAG
- a CDS encoding lamin tail domain-containing protein, whose protein sequence is MRNRPLRIESLEPRQLLAADPLITEFMASNNATLADGDGNYPDWIEVHNPTDSSIDLSGWHLTDDAANPTKWSFPSLTQSVLAPGEYLLVFASSQEGNDYVDADGYLHTNFALSVSGEYLALTDPVGGVVHEFAPEYPEQLIDVSYGISQANTVLLQGDSPGRYLVPPDDSLANTWTTPAFDDSLWTPSTLGIGYETNPTSGGTGDLINLALNGITSQSSQLSSFESDRAIDGDLTNFTHTAAGQDLPATWQVDLGDAYALEQIVLHNRDGCCFSRLRDITVEVLDETDAVIFTSDLLNPENILGGGVVFAGPETLEVDLVALTGGSLLGQTVRVIRTPDPDLSGTAGNGNHDEADVLSLGEVQVFGRETVSYDQLFPTNLQTDMFGVNSSVYLRSTFEYDSQTTPLEALLLNVQYDDGFVAYLNGVKIAERNAPAELGYDATATAERNDVQAIRFESINLTSYLNLLVDGENVLALQGLNLSAGDDDFLLVPELKGIATTSAERYFDVPTPGSANNEGVLGRVADTAFSVDRGFYDAPFQVEITSPTPAASIYYTTNGEVPTPTTGLLYTSPLTISQTTVLRAAAFKTDYIATNVDTQTYLFVDDIVSQDYQATLDAGLPTNWGGVSPDYGLDPDVIGDFDEQGNSLGGDNYGGIYADSIKSDLVSIPTLSIVMSTDDLFGDDGIYTNSTAGGVAWERATSVELINPDGSEGFQVDAGIRIQGGYFRSHSATKKHSFRLLFKDEYGPTTLNFPLFTNDGAVDEYNTIVLRAGANDGYSWNAARYTEQFTRDEFGRLLQNDLGHPSAHGNFVHLYINGIYWGLYNPVERPDNEFAASYLTGDADNWDAIHVGDAQTGDFQAWDAMLALSDDAGSSLSAFYELQGKGVDGSIDESIAPLLNVESYIDYIMLNVWGGNWDWPFKNFWAGRDRDPATTTGFEFFSWDFENTMGNNRSRSPLYATTLDQDFTGSRNAGQPHTNLKSSLEYRMFFADQIHEAFFNDGVLTPDYLIDRYQQLADQVEQSIVAESARWGDAIFGTPLTQDDWLAERDWILETYLPQRSAIVLQEFRNYGLYPSIDAPVFSQHGGQVVSGYDLSITASAGSIYYTLDGSDPRQPGGAISPSAILYTGQPIEVTSTSQVQARVVQGGNWSALNSALFTVDTLANATNLRITELQYNPAPPTTAEANAGWVDNEEFEFIELLNTSDQTIDLHGVTLSGGVDFHFDSSTPLAPGERVVLVENEAAFQTRYGITARIVGQWTGRLSNGGETLTLLDYQSELIQSFTYQDGDDPGEEAWPTAPDGNGPSLVIIDLQGDYNDGANWTTSTAANGTPGADDTPVLPGDYNLDLMVDMADYQVWKSSIGQTLAAGTGADGNGDGLVSLADYTVWRDHLGTSQPTISSLAATNFSDSAASSTTVPTTPTTPTTQPADASVDQVAETPIDDSEEPATAPAADRAFQDIGSPNTARPLSFMVVQTASRQLSASHSRSLPTASTASESALRPQVATGLLATNTEQSTEVHHPLLKQPRKQDDQHLVREQAFSDFDTLADRTERSLPNLR, encoded by the coding sequence ATGCGTAACCGACCACTTCGAATCGAGAGTCTCGAGCCTCGCCAACTGCTGGCAGCCGATCCGCTCATCACGGAGTTCATGGCCAGTAACAACGCGACCCTCGCCGATGGTGATGGCAATTACCCCGACTGGATCGAGGTGCACAATCCCACCGACTCGTCGATCGATCTCTCCGGTTGGCACCTGACCGATGATGCTGCAAACCCGACGAAGTGGAGCTTCCCGAGCCTCACGCAGTCGGTGCTTGCTCCTGGTGAGTACCTGTTGGTGTTTGCTTCGTCGCAAGAGGGTAACGACTACGTCGACGCCGATGGATACTTGCACACCAACTTTGCCCTCAGTGTGTCTGGAGAGTACCTGGCCCTTACCGATCCCGTGGGGGGGGTGGTCCACGAGTTTGCTCCGGAGTATCCCGAGCAGCTTATCGACGTTTCGTACGGTATTAGCCAGGCGAACACGGTGCTGCTGCAAGGCGATTCGCCAGGGCGATACTTGGTTCCACCAGACGACTCGCTGGCAAACACCTGGACCACGCCCGCTTTCGACGACTCGCTGTGGACTCCGTCCACGCTTGGCATTGGATACGAGACCAATCCCACGTCTGGCGGCACCGGCGACCTCATCAACTTGGCTCTCAACGGCATCACTTCGCAGTCGTCGCAGTTGTCGTCGTTTGAATCCGACCGGGCGATCGATGGCGATCTGACTAACTTCACGCACACCGCTGCCGGGCAGGACCTGCCCGCCACCTGGCAGGTCGACCTCGGCGACGCGTACGCCCTGGAGCAAATCGTGCTGCACAATCGCGATGGCTGCTGCTTCTCGCGTTTGCGCGATATTACCGTCGAAGTGCTCGACGAAACCGACGCGGTCATTTTTACTTCGGACTTGCTGAATCCCGAGAACATCCTCGGCGGTGGAGTGGTGTTTGCTGGGCCGGAAACGCTGGAAGTCGATCTCGTTGCCCTTACCGGCGGATCGCTGTTGGGACAAACCGTCCGCGTGATTCGCACGCCGGATCCCGACCTTTCGGGAACCGCTGGCAATGGCAATCACGACGAGGCCGATGTACTTTCGCTCGGTGAAGTGCAAGTGTTTGGCCGCGAAACGGTAAGCTACGACCAGCTGTTCCCCACGAATCTGCAAACCGACATGTTCGGGGTAAATAGCAGCGTTTATCTTCGCAGCACGTTCGAATACGACAGCCAGACAACTCCCCTGGAAGCACTGCTTCTGAACGTGCAGTACGACGATGGATTCGTTGCCTACCTCAATGGAGTGAAGATCGCCGAACGCAACGCGCCTGCAGAACTTGGGTACGATGCAACCGCGACCGCTGAACGCAACGACGTGCAGGCGATTCGTTTTGAGTCGATCAATCTCACTTCGTATCTCAACCTGCTGGTCGACGGGGAGAACGTGCTGGCACTTCAGGGGCTTAACCTGAGTGCCGGCGATGATGATTTCCTGCTGGTTCCGGAACTCAAAGGTATCGCCACGACTTCGGCCGAGCGGTATTTCGACGTCCCGACACCCGGCTCGGCGAACAACGAGGGGGTGCTCGGCAGGGTTGCCGATACTGCGTTTAGTGTCGATCGCGGGTTCTACGATGCCCCATTCCAAGTCGAGATTACCTCGCCTACGCCTGCTGCCAGTATCTACTACACCACCAACGGCGAAGTCCCGACACCGACGACTGGGCTGCTCTACACGTCGCCGCTGACGATCTCGCAAACCACGGTGCTTCGCGCAGCAGCGTTCAAGACCGACTACATCGCAACCAATGTCGACACGCAAACCTACCTGTTTGTCGACGATATCGTAAGCCAGGATTACCAGGCGACCCTCGACGCGGGGTTACCCACGAACTGGGGCGGGGTATCGCCCGACTACGGCCTTGATCCCGACGTCATCGGCGACTTCGACGAGCAAGGCAACTCCCTGGGGGGAGACAACTACGGCGGAATCTACGCCGACTCGATCAAATCCGATCTCGTCTCGATTCCCACGCTGTCGATCGTCATGAGTACCGACGATCTGTTTGGCGACGATGGCATCTACACGAATAGCACTGCAGGCGGTGTCGCCTGGGAGCGTGCGACTTCGGTAGAACTCATCAATCCCGATGGGAGCGAAGGTTTTCAGGTCGACGCTGGCATCCGCATCCAAGGGGGCTACTTCCGCTCGCACAGCGCGACCAAGAAGCACTCCTTCCGCTTGCTGTTCAAAGATGAATACGGGCCGACGACGCTCAACTTTCCTCTCTTCACAAACGACGGAGCCGTCGACGAGTACAATACCATTGTGTTGCGGGCGGGGGCCAACGATGGATACTCTTGGAACGCGGCCCGCTATACCGAACAGTTCACCCGCGACGAATTCGGGCGGTTGCTGCAGAACGACCTGGGGCATCCCAGCGCCCACGGCAATTTCGTCCACTTGTACATCAACGGCATTTACTGGGGTCTCTACAACCCGGTCGAACGCCCTGACAACGAGTTTGCTGCCAGCTACCTGACCGGCGATGCGGACAACTGGGACGCGATTCACGTTGGCGATGCCCAGACCGGCGACTTCCAAGCGTGGGATGCCATGCTCGCGTTGTCGGACGATGCGGGCTCGTCGCTGAGTGCTTTCTATGAGCTCCAGGGCAAAGGCGTGGATGGATCCATCGACGAATCCATCGCCCCGCTGCTGAATGTTGAATCGTACATCGACTACATCATGCTCAACGTCTGGGGAGGCAACTGGGACTGGCCATTCAAAAACTTCTGGGCGGGGCGGGATCGCGATCCGGCAACTACCACCGGGTTCGAGTTCTTCAGCTGGGACTTCGAAAACACGATGGGCAACAATCGCAGTCGATCTCCCCTTTACGCCACGACGCTCGACCAGGACTTCACCGGCAGCCGCAACGCGGGGCAACCGCATACGAATCTCAAGTCGAGTCTCGAGTATCGCATGTTCTTCGCCGACCAGATTCACGAAGCCTTCTTCAACGACGGAGTACTCACGCCCGACTACCTTATCGATCGCTATCAGCAACTTGCCGATCAGGTCGAGCAGTCGATCGTTGCCGAGTCGGCCCGCTGGGGCGATGCGATTTTCGGCACTCCGCTCACCCAGGACGATTGGCTCGCCGAGCGCGATTGGATTCTCGAAACTTATCTGCCGCAACGTTCGGCGATCGTGTTGCAAGAGTTTCGCAACTATGGTCTGTATCCTAGCATCGATGCCCCCGTGTTTAGTCAGCATGGTGGTCAGGTAGTAAGCGGGTACGATCTGTCGATCACCGCCTCGGCGGGAAGCATCTACTACACGCTCGACGGTTCGGACCCTCGCCAACCCGGCGGGGCGATCAGTCCTTCCGCCATCTTGTACACCGGACAGCCAATCGAGGTGACCTCCACGTCCCAAGTGCAAGCCCGCGTGGTGCAGGGTGGCAACTGGTCGGCACTCAACTCCGCTCTGTTTACAGTCGACACGCTGGCAAATGCTACGAATCTTCGCATCACCGAGCTCCAGTACAATCCCGCGCCACCCACCACCGCGGAAGCGAATGCCGGCTGGGTGGACAACGAGGAGTTCGAGTTCATCGAGTTGTTGAATACCTCCGATCAAACGATTGACTTACATGGCGTGACCCTCTCGGGCGGCGTCGATTTCCATTTCGATTCGTCCACTCCGCTGGCTCCCGGCGAGCGGGTGGTGCTGGTCGAGAACGAAGCTGCATTCCAAACGCGATACGGCATCACAGCTCGCATCGTCGGTCAATGGACCGGCCGGCTTTCCAACGGCGGCGAAACCCTCACGCTGCTCGACTATCAGTCGGAACTCATCCAATCATTTACCTACCAGGATGGCGACGACCCCGGCGAGGAAGCCTGGCCCACCGCACCCGATGGCAATGGCCCTTCGCTCGTGATCATCGACCTGCAAGGTGACTACAACGATGGTGCCAACTGGACCACGTCGACCGCGGCGAACGGAACGCCTGGCGCCGACGACACGCCAGTCCTCCCGGGCGACTACAACCTCGACCTCATGGTCGATATGGCCGACTACCAGGTCTGGAAGTCGAGCATCGGCCAGACGCTCGCTGCCGGCACGGGTGCCGATGGCAATGGCGACGGCCTCGTGAGCCTCGCCGACTACACCGTGTGGCGCGACCATCTTGGCACTTCACAGCCGACGATCAGCAGCCTTGCGGCAACCAACTTCAGCGACTCTGCCGCGTCGAGCACGACGGTTCCAACCACTCCCACGACTCCAACCACCCAACCAGCGGACGCTAGCGTCGACCAGGTCGCCGAGACTCCGATCGACGATTCTGAAGAACCGGCTACTGCTCCCGCTGCGGATCGCGCGTTTCAGGATATCGGTAGCCCGAACACCGCCAGACCGCTTTCGTTCATGGTAGTGCAAACCGCCAGCAGACAGCTTTCCGCGAGTCACTCCCGATCGTTGCCGACTGCTTCCACTGCGAGCGAATCCGCGCTGCGACCGCAAGTCGCTACTGGTTTGCTCGCTACGAACACCGAACAGTCCACGGAAGTTCATCATCCACTGCTCAAGCAACCACGCAAACAGGATGACCAACACTTGGTCCGCGAGCAGGCGTTTAGCGACTTCGATACGCTCGCAGATCGCACCGAACGCTCGCTGCCGAACCTTCGGTAA
- a CDS encoding L-fuconate dehydratase — protein sequence MDPTLTITDCKVVDLRFPTSEEAHGSDAMHSDPDYSAAYVVLTTNQSDLTGFGLTFTLGRGTDLCVGAIEQLAEKIVGKQLSTLVESFSETVHQLANDSQLRWLGPEKGVVHLATAALLNAVWDLWARAEGKPLWKLVCDLTPEELLRCINFSYLSNALTKEQALEILQANEATKAVREAELLETGFPAYTTSAGWLGYSDDLIRRLCREALADGWEHFKLKVGANLEDDRRRAAIIREVIGPDRKLMVDANQRWEVAEAIEWVKSLAEFNLWWVEEPTSPDDAVGHAEIARAIAPIGVATGEQCQNRVMFKQLLQLNAISFCQIDSCRIGSVNEILGVLLMAKRFGVPVCPHAGGVGLCEYVNHLVMIDYIAVGASLENRVAEFVDHLHEHFVYPVEVKRGHYMPPQAPGYSAEIHTASLDDYRYPDGVEWQKRLSK from the coding sequence ATGGACCCAACACTTACGATCACCGATTGCAAAGTCGTCGACCTTCGTTTTCCTACTTCGGAGGAAGCGCATGGCTCGGATGCCATGCATAGCGACCCGGACTATTCGGCCGCGTACGTCGTGCTTACGACCAACCAATCCGACCTCACTGGCTTTGGGCTTACTTTTACCCTTGGCCGGGGCACCGATTTGTGTGTGGGAGCCATTGAGCAACTCGCCGAGAAGATCGTCGGCAAGCAGCTTTCGACGCTGGTGGAGTCGTTTAGCGAGACGGTTCACCAGCTGGCGAACGACTCGCAACTGCGATGGCTCGGGCCTGAGAAAGGGGTGGTGCATCTGGCCACCGCGGCGCTGCTGAATGCCGTGTGGGACCTCTGGGCGCGGGCCGAAGGAAAGCCGCTATGGAAATTGGTATGCGATCTCACTCCCGAGGAGTTACTGCGGTGCATTAACTTCAGCTATCTCTCCAACGCCCTCACCAAAGAGCAGGCGCTCGAGATCCTGCAAGCCAACGAAGCGACAAAAGCAGTTCGCGAAGCGGAGCTGTTAGAGACGGGCTTCCCGGCTTACACGACCTCGGCCGGTTGGCTCGGCTACTCCGACGACCTGATCCGCCGGTTGTGTCGCGAAGCGTTGGCCGACGGATGGGAGCACTTCAAGCTGAAAGTGGGAGCCAACCTGGAGGATGATCGTCGTCGCGCGGCGATCATTCGTGAAGTGATTGGCCCCGATCGCAAGTTGATGGTCGACGCGAACCAGCGATGGGAAGTCGCCGAAGCGATTGAATGGGTCAAGTCGCTGGCCGAGTTCAACCTGTGGTGGGTCGAAGAACCGACATCGCCCGACGATGCGGTCGGCCATGCTGAGATTGCGCGGGCGATCGCGCCGATTGGCGTCGCCACCGGCGAGCAATGCCAGAATCGGGTGATGTTCAAGCAGTTGCTTCAGCTCAATGCGATTTCGTTCTGTCAGATTGATAGTTGCCGAATCGGCAGCGTGAACGAGATACTTGGCGTGCTGCTGATGGCCAAGAGGTTCGGTGTGCCGGTCTGCCCGCACGCGGGTGGTGTGGGGCTGTGCGAGTATGTGAACCATTTGGTGATGATCGACTACATCGCGGTGGGAGCAAGCTTAGAGAATCGCGTCGCCGAGTTCGTCGACCACTTGCATGAGCACTTTGTTTATCCCGTGGAGGTGAAGCGAGGGCATTACATGCCGCCACAGGCTCCCGGGTATAGTGCCGAGATTCACACCGCGAGTCTCGATGACTATCGCTACCCAGATGGAGTCGAATGGCAGAAGCGGCTCAGCAAGTAA
- a CDS encoding zinc-binding alcohol dehydrogenase family protein, translated as MRALQITAPGECRLVELEVPSIHEDQVLLRVATVGYCGSDLNTFRGLNPLVSYPRVPGHELSGVVAEVGASVTEWQIGEQALVFPYTECGECAACLADRPNCCQHNQTLGVQREGALAEYIALPPDKLMRADGLSFAELALVEPLTVGFHAAARGKVGPDDRVLVFGAGAIGLGAIAGACFRGARVMAVDIDDAKIEIARACGACETVNSSREPLDKRVADWTSGHGANVVIEAVGVSQTFVAAIDLVSFAGRVVYIGYAKSPVEYDTKWFVMKELDIRGSRNALPSDFADVIELLQSGRFPTDRVISHRGSLDQAPGLLQAWAESPREFTKIQIDLNA; from the coding sequence ATGAGAGCTTTGCAAATCACTGCGCCCGGCGAGTGCCGTCTTGTTGAACTTGAGGTGCCTTCGATCCACGAAGACCAAGTGCTGCTCCGTGTCGCAACGGTCGGCTACTGCGGCAGCGATCTCAATACCTTCCGTGGCCTGAATCCACTGGTGTCGTACCCACGTGTGCCGGGCCATGAACTCTCGGGCGTAGTTGCCGAGGTAGGGGCCAGCGTCACGGAGTGGCAAATCGGTGAGCAAGCGTTGGTGTTCCCTTACACCGAATGCGGCGAGTGCGCTGCGTGCCTAGCCGACCGCCCGAATTGTTGCCAGCACAACCAAACGCTCGGGGTGCAGCGCGAGGGGGCCCTGGCCGAGTACATTGCGCTACCACCAGATAAGTTAATGCGGGCCGATGGGCTCTCGTTCGCCGAGCTTGCACTCGTCGAACCGCTGACGGTGGGATTCCACGCGGCCGCTAGGGGTAAGGTGGGTCCCGACGATCGGGTGCTGGTGTTCGGTGCGGGAGCGATTGGGCTCGGCGCGATCGCCGGCGCGTGCTTTCGCGGGGCGCGGGTGATGGCCGTGGACATCGACGACGCGAAGATCGAAATCGCCAGAGCCTGCGGTGCGTGCGAAACGGTGAACTCCAGTCGCGAGCCGCTCGACAAGCGAGTTGCCGACTGGACCAGCGGGCATGGAGCGAACGTGGTGATCGAAGCGGTCGGCGTGTCGCAGACCTTTGTTGCCGCGATCGATCTGGTCTCCTTCGCCGGACGGGTGGTGTATATCGGCTACGCGAAGTCGCCGGTTGAGTACGACACCAAGTGGTTCGTCATGAAGGAACTCGACATCCGCGGATCGCGGAACGCGTTGCCGAGCGACTTTGCCGACGTGATCGAGTTGCTGCAAAGCGGGCGGTTTCCGACCGACAGGGTGATTTCGCACCGAGGCTCGCTCGACCAAGCTCCCGGTTTGCTGCAAGCGTGGGCCGAGTCGCCGCGTGAGTTTACCAAGATTCAAATCGACCTGAACGCCTAG
- a CDS encoding SDR family oxidoreductase: MGQRLEGKKILATASGQGIGKAAALAFSREGAQVLATDINEEALAALKSEAPSIEIAPLNVCDAEAIASMAASHTDIDVLFNCVGYVHHGTILDCEEADWQRSIDLNVTSMYRMTRAFLPGMVAHGGGSIVNVASVASSVTGVPNRFAYGTTKAAVIGLTKAVAADFVGQGIRVNAICPGTVESPSLEDRIRAQGDYEEIRKAFVARQPMGRIGTPEEIAALAVYLAADESGYTTGAIHVIDGGWCI, encoded by the coding sequence ATGGGGCAACGTCTAGAAGGCAAAAAGATCCTGGCGACCGCATCGGGGCAGGGCATCGGCAAAGCCGCCGCGCTGGCATTCAGCCGCGAAGGGGCTCAGGTGCTTGCGACCGATATTAACGAAGAAGCACTCGCAGCACTCAAGTCCGAAGCCCCTTCGATCGAAATCGCCCCGCTCAACGTGTGCGACGCCGAAGCGATCGCCAGCATGGCGGCCAGCCATACCGATATCGATGTGCTGTTCAACTGCGTCGGCTACGTGCACCATGGCACGATTCTCGACTGCGAAGAAGCCGACTGGCAACGCTCGATCGATCTCAACGTGACTTCGATGTACCGCATGACTCGCGCGTTCCTCCCTGGCATGGTCGCCCATGGCGGGGGATCGATCGTGAATGTCGCCTCGGTAGCCTCGAGCGTGACCGGCGTGCCGAATCGCTTTGCCTACGGAACCACCAAGGCCGCGGTGATTGGGCTTACCAAAGCGGTCGCGGCCGACTTCGTGGGCCAGGGCATCCGGGTGAACGCCATCTGCCCCGGTACGGTCGAGTCGCCCTCGCTCGAAGACCGCATTCGCGCCCAAGGCGACTACGAAGAGATCCGCAAGGCCTTCGTCGCCCGCCAGCCGATGGGCCGGATCGGAACGCCGGAGGAAATCGCCGCTCTGGCGGTTTACCTGGCCGCCGACGAGTCGGGCTACACCACCGGAGCAATCCACGTGATCGACGGCGGTTGGTGCATCTAA